CGTCATATTGGATAATAGCCTAAAAAAGAAGAGAGTATTCCGAAACCAGCATGCTGAAAATTAAACTGCGCAGAATGGGTGCCCCAAAAAGACCGAGTTACAGAATGGTTGTCGCCGATTCAAAAACGTCCCGCGGCGGCGCCTTTCTTGAGATTGTTGGGCAATATGACCCGATGACTAATCCCGAAACAATTAAAGTTGAAGCCGATAAGGCAAAAAGTTGGATTGCAAAGGGAGCCCAGCCAACCGAAACAGTAAGCCGATTGCTAAAAAAAGCTGGAGTGCTTTAGTTACGATCGCTTTGCAAGGAGCCACCATGAAAGAGCTAGTGGAATACATCGCCAAATCCCTGGCAGACAAACCAGAAGCGGTGGTGGTCACCGAAGAACCGGATGAGGAAGGGCTTAAATTGACTCTCAAAGTCGATGACGCCGACAAAGGCCGAATTATTGGCAAACAAGGGCGTATCGCGCAAGCGATGCGCACGCTCATCAGGGTGAAAGCTGCTAAAGCCGGCACAAAAGCCCGCCTAGAAATTTTATAATTTAGCCAATGACTGTTAATTGAAAAGGGTGCGCATGGGTGCACCCTTTTACTTTTATCTGCTTAAACCTAAGATTTCGGCCATAAAAAAGAGCCTTAATTATAATTGAGGCTCTTTTGCTGACATCAATCTTTATGAAGCCGGGGGTGGTCGAAGAGAACCCTTCCTGTGCTTGGCTTTCTCCGCAATGGCAAGGCGGGCCATTGCTCGGTGCAAGGCCGCTTCACTTTCAGCGGCATCGAATCCTGGTTCATATTTCTCAGCCATACGCTGCTCAGCGCGTTTCCGGGCTTCCTCCGCACGGGCAAGGTCAATATCCTCAGCCCGTTCGCAGGTATCAGCCAAGACGATCACTCGATCTGGCCTGACCTCCAAAAAGCCGCCGGCAACACACAAGGAGTATTCTTCTGATCCCTTACGAGCGCGGAGTTCTCCGGTTTTTAGGGCTGTCATCAGGGGCGCGTGCTTCGGCAGGATACCGAGTTCGCCTTCAATTCCCGGAGCAACCACAATGTCAACATCGTCGGAAAAGACGCTCCGTTCCGGGGTTACCACTTCCAGTCTTATCGTTGCCAAATTCCGACTCCGAAACCTTTAATCATTATTCT
This is a stretch of genomic DNA from Dehalogenimonas etheniformans. It encodes these proteins:
- a CDS encoding F0F1 ATP synthase subunit epsilon, yielding MATIRLEVVTPERSVFSDDVDIVVAPGIEGELGILPKHAPLMTALKTGELRARKGSEEYSLCVAGGFLEVRPDRVIVLADTCERAEDIDLARAEEARKRAEQRMAEKYEPGFDAAESEAALHRAMARLAIAEKAKHRKGSLRPPPAS
- a CDS encoding KH domain-containing protein — encoded protein: MKELVEYIAKSLADKPEAVVVTEEPDEEGLKLTLKVDDADKGRIIGKQGRIAQAMRTLIRVKAAKAGTKARLEIL
- the rpsP gene encoding 30S ribosomal protein S16, with translation MLKIKLRRMGAPKRPSYRMVVADSKTSRGGAFLEIVGQYDPMTNPETIKVEADKAKSWIAKGAQPTETVSRLLKKAGVL